In Desulfomonile tiedjei, one DNA window encodes the following:
- a CDS encoding DUF4345 domain-containing protein, translating to MAKKRILQAILAIIGSVAVITGLLGILFGIKDGFYEISFSHNIQGNIILDSNLRYFSGLWMGLGLVIFWVIPSIEQKKSIFRLISGVIFIGGIGRVISIVSMGNPSTPFILFTLLELLFPLLIIWQNKISSSEAGLLAERVGIL from the coding sequence ATGGCGAAGAAAAGAATCCTCCAAGCCATTCTGGCAATTATAGGATCAGTCGCTGTTATCACAGGACTGCTGGGGATACTATTCGGGATCAAGGATGGATTCTATGAGATCAGTTTCAGTCATAATATCCAGGGCAATATCATTCTCGATAGCAACCTGCGCTACTTCAGTGGCTTATGGATGGGTTTGGGCTTAGTAATATTTTGGGTGATTCCTTCCATTGAACAGAAGAAATCTATTTTTCGCCTTATTTCGGGCGTGATATTTATCGGAGGCATTGGCAGAGTTATTTCGATTGTGAGTATGGGAAACCCTTCAACGCCGTTCATCTTATTCACTTTACTGGAATTGTTATTTCCCCTTTTAATCATTTGGCAAAATAAAATATCATCGTCGGAGGCCGGGTTATTAGCAGAACGGGTCGGCATTCTCTGA
- a CDS encoding ankyrin repeat domain-containing protein translates to MRTKRNRVTRMLRTAAILACMVLPVSGIAAEPSVNKQLQPAAKKSSLGLDVNRKDESGKTYLMDAARAGDLEGVKLFIDEGADVNAKDKKGETVLMYAARGGRLEVVKFLLDKGLDVNASTKDGSTVLAHAAQGGNPEVVKFFIDKGFAVNDKAKNGSTALMRAVAWGNLEAVKLLIDNGADVSAKDKKGGTALSIASANGRAEIVDYLQARVLPVPAIATDPSVSKELLLAADKGSPEQIKALLVKGGDINAKDGSGETVLLKAVRHRNLEAVKFLIDKGADVNAHDEHGRSVVTDAVEWENLEVLKLIVERNDAVLVEAAGKGHLEIVKFLVDNGADVNARDEYDCTALMAAAQTGNLEIIKFLIDKGADVSVETEEGKTVLTEVIESRNLEVLKFIIDRGLDVDEDGRTALMDAAGSGDHELVKLLIELGAAVNAMCQKGRTALIYAVEWGNLQNVELLIEKGADVNARTKHGETALMQAAIRGRLEIVKFLIDKGADVNAQSEYGRTALMAAAWRKGNLEVVKLLIENGADVNAKGENSRTALMIAVWKRDLEIVKFLIDKGTDANARDKYGRTALNSKDPNGGALLKDAASGISLEIAKLLIANGADVNVRDENGETVIMEAAMRGNLEVVRLLTDKSADVKAENHRGRTVLMAAVWGKNLEVLKFLIDKGADVNAKGNHGQTVLMEAARTKDLEVVKFLIDLGADVKAKSQDGRTALMYAAQTGNLEIMKSLIDKGADVSAKDKHGQTVPMYGAWGGHLEGVKLLMEKGGEAKDASGRTALMAAAEKGNLEMAKSLIDKGLEVNAKDNQGQTPLMCAARSGKLEVVRLLIDNGADVNAGDKKGAPVLVYAVWGRNLEVVKFLIDKGADVHATDKEGRPVIIYATSSRNPELVKFLRDKGADVNAKAESGRAALKAAASSGDLESVKSLLDRGLDVHTKDKKGRTLLMDAVSNYKNLEVVKFLVEKGLDINAKDEEGSTVLKYALSGRDVEVLRFLIDKGADASAKDENRQTVLMDAARTGNPRIVESLLDKGTDLNAKDKNGMTALMHAVFGRDPAVVMSVNSLLDKGADVNAKDKNGMTALMHALLQRGNPGVVKSLIDKGADVHAKDKASRTVLMHATRSENLEVVKLLIDKGLDVNAKDNKGETVLMYAANWRYLQFVDNSFKLTTVVAHTIPRKGLEIVKFLIDRGADLHAKDKNGTTVLMCAAKGENPIELVTFLLNKGLDVHPKDNEGKTALMYAALGRNLDVVKLLVDKGLDMNAKNKQSQTLLMYAARGAALEVLKFLLDKGLDLNAKDENGTTVLMSAAQGGHPEVVKFLIDKGADVSAQSQGGRTVLMDAARSGNLQTVEFLVDKGLDVNASQKNGMTVLMYAVDGGDLRVVKFLIDKGADVNARTIQGRTLLMYAARRGHLSVVKFLIGKGADVHAKGDIGQTLLMYAARSRNLAMVKLLVDKGLDVNAKNEDGSTALMAAVSGGNPEVVRLLIDKGAHVNAKDEKGQTALSFAYAVNKLEVVEYLKAHGAK, encoded by the coding sequence ATGAGAACAAAACGTAATCGAGTAACCAGGATGCTCAGGACGGCTGCAATCTTGGCTTGTATGGTGTTGCCTGTATCCGGAATCGCTGCCGAGCCTTCAGTGAATAAACAATTGCAACCGGCAGCCAAAAAAAGTTCTCTGGGCCTCGACGTAAATCGCAAAGACGAAAGCGGGAAGACGTACCTCATGGACGCTGCCAGGGCAGGAGATCTCGAAGGCGTGAAACTCTTCATCGATGAGGGAGCCGACGTGAATGCCAAGGACAAAAAAGGCGAAACGGTGCTCATGTACGCAGCCAGAGGCGGCCGGCTCGAAGTTGTGAAATTCCTGCTCGACAAAGGCCTCGACGTCAATGCTAGCACCAAAGACGGCTCCACGGTCCTCGCGCACGCTGCCCAAGGGGGAAATCCTGAAGTCGTGAAATTTTTCATCGATAAAGGCTTCGCCGTAAATGACAAGGCTAAAAACGGCTCCACGGCCCTCATGCGGGCTGTCGCGTGGGGAAATCTCGAAGCCGTGAAATTACTGATCGATAACGGGGCCGACGTAAGTGCCAAAGACAAGAAAGGCGGGACCGCCCTGAGCATTGCTTCTGCCAATGGGCGGGCCGAGATTGTCGACTACTTGCAGGCTCGTGTGTTGCCGGTGCCCGCAATTGCCACCGATCCTTCCGTGAGCAAAGAACTGCTGTTAGCAGCCGACAAGGGTTCGCCGGAGCAGATCAAAGCCTTGCTGGTAAAAGGGGGAGACATAAATGCCAAGGACGGAAGCGGTGAAACAGTCCTCCTGAAGGCCGTCAGGCACAGAAATCTGGAAGCTGTGAAGTTCCTCATTGATAAGGGAGCGGACGTGAATGCCCATGACGAACACGGCCGATCGGTGGTCACGGACGCAGTCGAGTGGGAGAATCTTGAAGTCCTGAAACTTATTGTGGAGAGGAACGACGCGGTCCTCGTGGAGGCTGCAGGGAAGGGGCATCTCGAAATTGTGAAGTTCCTCGTCGATAACGGGGCCGACGTCAATGCAAGGGATGAATATGACTGCACCGCCCTCATGGCCGCTGCCCAGACGGGAAATCTCGAAATTATCAAGTTCCTCATTGATAAAGGAGCCGACGTAAGTGTCGAGACCGAAGAAGGCAAGACGGTCCTGACGGAGGTTATCGAGTCGCGAAATCTCGAAGTCCTGAAATTCATCATCGATAGGGGCCTTGATGTGGACGAAGACGGCAGAACGGCCCTCATGGATGCTGCCGGATCCGGAGATCACGAACTCGTGAAACTCCTCATCGAGTTGGGAGCGGCCGTGAATGCAATGTGCCAAAAGGGTCGAACAGCCCTCATTTACGCTGTCGAGTGGGGTAATCTTCAGAACGTAGAACTCCTCATTGAAAAAGGCGCGGATGTGAATGCCAGGACGAAACATGGTGAAACAGCTCTCATGCAAGCCGCGATTAGGGGACGTCTCGAAATCGTGAAGTTCCTAATCGATAAGGGAGCGGATGTGAATGCCCAGAGTGAATATGGCCGGACGGCCCTCATGGCCGCTGCCTGGAGGAAGGGAAATCTCGAAGTCGTGAAACTTCTGATCGAGAATGGGGCCGACGTGAATGCGAAAGGTGAAAATAGCCGGACGGCCCTCATGATCGCTGTCTGGAAGAGAGACCTCGAAATTGTAAAGTTTCTCATCGACAAGGGGACCGACGCGAACGCCAGGGACAAGTACGGTCGAACGGCCCTCAATTCCAAAGACCCAAACGGTGGGGCGCTCCTCAAGGACGCTGCCTCGGGCATAAGCCTCGAGATCGCGAAATTGCTCATCGCTAATGGAGCAGACGTGAATGTCAGGGACGAAAACGGCGAAACGGTCATAATGGAAGCTGCCATGAGGGGAAATCTCGAAGTCGTAAGACTCCTCACGGACAAGAGCGCAGACGTGAAGGCCGAGAACCACAGGGGCCGAACAGTCCTTATGGCCGCTGTCTGGGGGAAAAATCTCGAAGTCCTGAAGTTCCTCATCGATAAGGGAGCTGACGTGAACGCAAAGGGCAACCATGGTCAAACGGTGCTCATGGAGGCTGCCAGGACGAAAGATCTCGAAGTCGTGAAGTTCCTCATCGATTTGGGAGCAGATGTGAAGGCAAAGAGCCAAGACGGTCGAACGGCCCTCATGTACGCTGCCCAGACAGGAAATCTCGAAATTATGAAATCCCTGATCGACAAGGGAGCAGATGTGAGCGCCAAGGACAAACACGGCCAAACGGTCCCGATGTACGGTGCATGGGGCGGACATCTCGAAGGCGTGAAGTTACTGATGGAGAAGGGCGGCGAGGCCAAGGACGCAAGCGGTCGGACGGCTCTTATGGCCGCTGCCGAAAAGGGAAATCTTGAAATGGCGAAATCCCTTATCGATAAGGGCCTCGAAGTGAATGCCAAGGACAATCAAGGGCAAACGCCTCTCATGTGCGCTGCCAGGTCAGGAAAACTCGAAGTCGTAAGACTCCTCATCGATAACGGCGCAGATGTGAATGCCGGAGACAAAAAGGGCGCTCCAGTCCTTGTCTACGCTGTCTGGGGCAGAAACCTCGAAGTCGTGAAGTTCCTGATCGATAAGGGAGCCGACGTGCATGCCACGGACAAGGAAGGCAGACCGGTCATCATATACGCCACCAGTTCGCGAAATCCGGAACTCGTAAAATTCCTCCGCGATAAGGGAGCAGATGTGAATGCCAAGGCCGAAAGCGGCCGAGCGGCCCTCAAGGCCGCTGCTTCGTCCGGAGATCTCGAATCTGTAAAATCGCTCCTTGACAGGGGACTCGATGTGCATACGAAGGACAAGAAAGGCCGAACGCTCCTCATGGACGCTGTCAGCAACTACAAGAATCTCGAGGTCGTGAAATTCCTCGTCGAAAAAGGCCTCGACATAAATGCAAAGGACGAAGAGGGCAGCACAGTCCTCAAGTACGCTTTGTCGGGGAGAGACGTCGAAGTCCTGAGATTCCTCATCGATAAGGGGGCCGACGCGAGTGCCAAGGACGAAAACCGCCAAACGGTTCTTATGGACGCTGCCAGGACCGGAAATCCGAGAATCGTAGAATCCCTCCTCGACAAGGGAACCGACCTAAATGCGAAGGACAAAAATGGCATGACGGCTCTCATGCACGCTGTCTTCGGGAGAGACCCCGCAGTCGTGATGTCCGTGAACTCCCTCCTCGACAAAGGGGCAGACGTGAATGCGAAGGACAAGAACGGCATGACGGCCCTCATGCACGCTCTCTTGCAGAGAGGAAATCCCGGAGTTGTGAAGTCCCTGATCGATAAGGGAGCCGACGTGCATGCCAAGGACAAAGCGAGCCGAACGGTCCTTATGCACGCTACCAGGTCGGAAAATCTCGAGGTGGTAAAACTCCTCATTGACAAGGGCCTCGATGTGAACGCAAAGGACAATAAGGGGGAAACGGTCCTTATGTACGCTGCGAATTGGCGATACCTGCAGTTCGTCGATAACAGCTTCAAACTTACAACGGTCGTCGCTCACACCATTCCGCGAAAAGGCCTGGAGATAGTCAAATTCCTCATCGATCGGGGAGCCGATCTGCATGCCAAAGACAAGAACGGCACGACAGTCCTCATGTGCGCCGCCAAAGGAGAAAACCCCATAGAATTAGTGACATTTCTCCTCAATAAGGGCCTGGACGTGCATCCAAAGGACAATGAGGGCAAAACCGCCCTGATGTACGCTGCCTTGGGGAGAAATCTCGACGTTGTGAAGCTCCTCGTCGATAAGGGCCTCGACATGAATGCCAAGAACAAACAAAGCCAAACGCTCCTCATGTACGCTGCCAGGGGCGCGGCGCTGGAAGTGCTGAAATTCCTGCTTGATAAGGGCCTCGATCTGAATGCAAAGGACGAGAACGGCACAACGGTACTCATGTCTGCTGCCCAGGGTGGACATCCCGAAGTAGTGAAGTTCCTCATTGATAAGGGGGCGGACGTGAGTGCACAGAGCCAAGGCGGCCGGACGGTCCTCATGGATGCTGCCAGATCCGGAAATCTCCAGACCGTGGAATTCCTAGTCGATAAGGGTCTCGACGTTAATGCTTCGCAAAAAAACGGCATGACGGTCCTCATGTACGCTGTCGACGGGGGCGATCTCAGAGTCGTGAAATTCCTCATCGATAAGGGAGCCGACGTGAATGCCAGGACCATACAAGGCCGGACGCTCCTCATGTACGCTGCCAGGAGGGGACATCTCTCAGTTGTGAAGTTCCTCATCGGTAAGGGAGCTGACGTCCACGCCAAAGGCGACATCGGCCAGACGCTCCTCATGTACGCCGCAAGGTCCAGAAATCTCGCAATGGTAAAACTCCTTGTCGACAAAGGCCTCGACGTTAATGCTAAGAACGAAGACGGCTCCACGGCCCTCATGGCCGCTGTCTCGGGGGGAAATCCCGAAGTCGTAAGACTCCTGATCGACAAGGGAGCCCACGTGAATGCGAAGGATGAAAAAGGCCAAACGGCTTTGAGCTTTGCTTATGCCGTAAACAAGCTCGAGGTCGTTGAGTACTTGAAAGCTCATGGCGCAAAGTGA